A single window of Flavobacterium aestivum DNA harbors:
- a CDS encoding DMT family transporter codes for MQNDNLKSYLNLHFIVFIWGFTAILGALITVQSDFLVWYRMSFASIFLAAFIAIRKKSFRLSSKSFFKLVVVGLIIALHWVFFFEAIKNSTVSITLSVFSLGAFFASLLEPLFFGRKVLWYEVFFGLIIIAGLGLIMQVEINYLNGMLLALVSIILGVLFTLMNGKLIVDHDPSVISFYEFLAGSAFISIYFLFQGKFTADFFVLTTKNWILILILASICTAYAFTASVEVMRRLSPYTVMLTTNLEPVYGIILAFFIIGGKEKMSTAFYIGAVIIVITVILNGVIKHYRKEDQLE; via the coding sequence ATGCAAAACGATAATTTAAAGAGTTACCTTAATTTACATTTCATTGTCTTTATTTGGGGTTTTACGGCTATTTTAGGGGCTTTAATTACTGTGCAATCAGATTTTTTGGTTTGGTATAGAATGTCGTTTGCTTCAATTTTTTTAGCAGCCTTTATCGCAATTAGAAAGAAATCATTTCGGTTAAGCTCCAAATCATTTTTTAAATTAGTTGTAGTCGGGTTGATAATTGCTTTGCATTGGGTATTTTTTTTCGAAGCTATAAAAAATTCGACTGTTTCAATAACTTTATCAGTTTTCTCGCTGGGAGCATTTTTTGCATCACTTTTAGAGCCTTTATTTTTTGGACGAAAAGTCCTTTGGTATGAAGTGTTTTTTGGGCTAATTATTATTGCTGGATTAGGTTTAATTATGCAAGTTGAGATTAATTATTTAAACGGAATGTTGTTAGCATTGGTCTCGATAATATTAGGTGTTTTGTTTACTTTAATGAACGGAAAGTTAATAGTAGATCATGATCCATCCGTTATATCTTTTTATGAGTTTCTGGCAGGATCAGCATTTATTTCGATTTATTTTTTATTTCAAGGTAAATTCACAGCAGATTTTTTTGTACTAACAACAAAAAACTGGATTTTAATTTTGATTCTGGCTTCTATTTGTACTGCTTATGCTTTTACTGCTTCAGTAGAAGTAATGAGACGACTTTCTCCTTATACAGTGATGCTGACTACTAATTTAGAGCCTGTTTACGGAATTATATTAGCCTTTTTTATTATCGGAGGAAAAGAAAAAATGAGTACAGCATTCTACATTGGTGCTGTTATAATTGTGATAACAGTTATATTGAACGGAGTAATTAAACACTATAGAAAAGAAGATCAATTAGAGTAA
- a CDS encoding acetyl-CoA carboxylase carboxyltransferase subunit alpha, whose product MEYLDFELPIKELEEQLDKCVVIGLESDVDVTNTCKQISKKLEETKKQIYKNLTAWQRVQLSRHPSRPYTLDHIKGLCKETFLELHGDRGFKDDKAMIGGLGKIGGQSFMIIGQQKGFNTKTRQYRNFGMANPEGYRKALRLMKMAEKFGIPIVTLIDTPGAYPGLEAEERGQGEAIARNIFEMVLLKVPIITIIVGEGASGGALGIGVGDRVYMLENTWYSVISPESCSSILWKSWDYKEKAAEALKLTSADMKKQKLVDDIIPEPLGGAHYDREATFTTVEQYIMKGYNELKDLSTEDLIAQRMDKYCKMGEFKE is encoded by the coding sequence ATGGAATATTTAGATTTTGAGCTTCCAATAAAAGAACTTGAAGAACAATTAGATAAATGCGTTGTTATTGGTCTAGAATCAGATGTTGATGTTACAAATACCTGTAAGCAAATCAGTAAGAAATTAGAAGAAACCAAAAAGCAAATTTATAAAAACTTAACAGCTTGGCAACGTGTACAGTTATCAAGACATCCTAGTAGACCTTATACATTAGATCATATCAAAGGATTGTGTAAAGAGACTTTTCTTGAGCTACATGGCGATAGAGGTTTTAAAGATGACAAAGCCATGATTGGTGGTTTAGGTAAAATAGGAGGGCAGTCTTTTATGATTATTGGTCAGCAAAAAGGATTCAATACAAAGACTCGTCAATATAGAAATTTTGGAATGGCTAATCCAGAAGGATACAGAAAGGCTTTGCGTTTGATGAAAATGGCAGAGAAATTTGGTATTCCGATAGTTACTTTAATTGATACTCCGGGTGCTTATCCTGGATTAGAAGCTGAAGAACGTGGTCAAGGAGAAGCTATTGCTAGAAATATATTCGAAATGGTACTTCTTAAAGTGCCAATTATTACTATCATTGTTGGAGAAGGTGCTTCGGGAGGAGCATTAGGAATAGGTGTTGGAGATCGTGTTTATATGCTTGAAAATACTTGGTATTCTGTAATTTCTCCAGAGTCATGTTCTTCTATTTTATGGAAAAGCTGGGACTATAAAGAGAAAGCAGCAGAAGCTTTAAAGTTGACTTCTGCCGATATGAAAAAACAAAAATTAGTTGATGATATTATTCCAGAACCACTAGGAGGAGCTCATTATGATAGAGAAGCTACTTTTACTACAGTTGAACAATATATCATGAAAGGATATAATGAACTCAAAGATTTATCAACAGAGGATTTAATTGCTCAAAGGATGGATAAATACTGTAAAATGGGTGAGTTTAAAGAGTAA
- the dnaB gene encoding replicative DNA helicase, which yields MENFKNISPVKVDKTTIINLEKGKLPPQVPDLEEAVLGAMMIDKKGVDEVIDILQPDAFYKEAHKHIFEAIVQLFTDTQPIDLLTVSAQLRKNGKLDLAGGDFYLIQLTQKISSSAHIEFHSRIILQKFIQRSLIRISSEIIEDSYDETTDVFDLLDKAESKLYEVTQGNIKRSSETAQSLVLQAKKRIEEIAGQEGLSGVATGFDKLDKLTSGWQPSDLIIIAARPAMGKTAFVLSMTRNIAIDFNQPVALFSLEMASVQLITRLISSETGLSSEKLRTGKLEKHEWEQLSTKVKNLEKAPIFIDDTPSLSIFDLRAKARRLVSQHGIKIIIIDYLQLMTAGGNGKGGGNREQEISTISRNLKALAKELNVPVIALSQLSRAVETRGSSKRPLLSDLRESGAIEQDADIVSFLYRPEYYKIDEWDDDEASPTAGQAEIMIAKHRNGGIENVRLKFIGHLGRFDNLEDYSGGYDDLPSSMNHDESSFITKNLPSANEAFGSNFNDDDDDGDVPF from the coding sequence ATGGAAAACTTCAAGAATATAAGTCCAGTTAAAGTGGATAAAACAACTATAATAAACCTTGAAAAAGGAAAATTACCCCCACAAGTACCAGACTTGGAAGAGGCAGTACTTGGTGCAATGATGATTGATAAAAAAGGAGTAGATGAGGTAATTGATATCCTGCAACCAGATGCTTTTTATAAAGAAGCGCACAAACATATCTTTGAAGCCATTGTTCAGTTGTTTACAGATACACAGCCAATCGATTTGTTGACTGTATCTGCTCAACTCCGAAAAAATGGGAAATTAGACTTAGCTGGAGGTGATTTTTATTTGATTCAGCTTACGCAAAAGATTTCTTCATCAGCTCATATCGAGTTTCACTCTAGAATTATTCTGCAAAAGTTTATTCAACGCAGTTTGATTCGAATTTCATCTGAAATTATTGAAGATTCCTATGATGAAACTACGGATGTATTTGATTTATTAGATAAAGCCGAATCTAAGCTATACGAAGTTACACAAGGAAATATCAAGAGAAGTTCTGAAACAGCACAAAGTTTAGTGTTGCAAGCCAAGAAAAGAATTGAAGAAATTGCTGGACAGGAAGGATTAAGTGGAGTTGCAACAGGTTTTGATAAATTAGACAAACTAACTTCGGGTTGGCAACCAAGTGATTTAATTATTATTGCGGCGAGACCTGCGATGGGAAAAACGGCTTTTGTATTGTCTATGACCAGAAATATTGCCATCGATTTTAACCAGCCGGTTGCTTTGTTTTCCCTTGAGATGGCATCGGTACAGTTGATTACCCGTTTGATTTCTTCCGAGACAGGATTGTCATCAGAGAAGCTACGTACCGGAAAATTAGAAAAACACGAGTGGGAACAGCTTAGTACCAAAGTTAAGAACCTTGAAAAAGCTCCTATTTTTATTGATGATACCCCTTCTTTGTCCATTTTTGATTTACGTGCAAAGGCAAGGCGTTTAGTATCACAACACGGAATAAAAATTATTATTATTGATTATTTGCAGTTAATGACGGCTGGAGGTAATGGAAAAGGAGGAGGAAATAGAGAGCAGGAGATATCTACTATCTCTCGAAATTTAAAAGCATTAGCAAAGGAATTAAATGTTCCTGTAATTGCACTTTCTCAATTGTCGCGTGCCGTTGAAACCCGTGGTTCCAGTAAAAGACCTTTACTTTCGGATCTTCGTGAATCTGGAGCGATTGAGCAAGATGCTGATATCGTTTCATTTTTATACCGCCCTGAATATTATAAAATTGATGAATGGGATGATGATGAAGCATCACCAACAGCTGGTCAGGCCGAAATTATGATTGCTAAGCACAGAAATGGGGGTATAGAAAATGTTCGTTTGAAATTTATTGGTCATTTAGGTAGATTTGATAATCTCGAAGATTATAGCGGAGGTTATGATGATTTGCCTTCAAGTATGAATCATGACGAAAGTTCGTTTATTACCAAAAATCTGCCATCAGCAAACGAGGCATTTGGAAGTAATTTTAATGATGATGACGATGATGGTGATGTACCTTTTTAA
- a CDS encoding outer membrane beta-barrel protein, whose protein sequence is MKYNIKNVIAIAIILISQGITAQFYVGVQTGIGNIQSDVKGTSAGHRLGGAVKAGYIYSLTNHIGIGTGLEFAQYKQDVFLNNPSSTLTTNEVDITGSAFVYTTTTSNYKEKQTLHALQIPLFLQYKTNINKGIDFNFRAGAKYFLPVNYKIEATADYVNGTGYYPDVNLKIDDLPEYGFGVQSNYSASGEYKTKGVIMSSFELGFTFEMGAKNALYAAMFLENGYGSILDQDKNESYIGYNPTSVSNREANGLYSTDKNAEIRPVAFGATLGWNF, encoded by the coding sequence ATGAAATATAATATAAAAAATGTAATAGCTATCGCTATAATTTTAATTTCCCAAGGAATAACCGCTCAGTTCTATGTAGGAGTCCAAACAGGAATAGGAAATATTCAAAGTGATGTTAAAGGTACCTCGGCAGGACATAGACTCGGTGGTGCTGTAAAAGCAGGTTATATCTATTCTTTGACAAATCATATAGGAATTGGGACTGGATTAGAATTTGCTCAATATAAGCAAGACGTTTTTTTAAATAATCCATCATCAACTCTTACAACTAATGAAGTTGATATTACAGGCTCAGCATTCGTTTATACTACTACCACAAGTAATTATAAAGAAAAGCAAACTCTACATGCCCTACAAATTCCACTTTTCTTGCAGTACAAGACCAATATTAATAAAGGAATCGATTTTAATTTTAGAGCAGGAGCTAAATACTTTTTACCTGTAAATTATAAAATAGAAGCCACTGCAGATTATGTAAATGGTACTGGTTATTATCCAGATGTCAATTTAAAAATTGATGATTTACCAGAATATGGTTTTGGTGTACAAAGCAATTATTCTGCATCAGGAGAGTATAAAACAAAGGGAGTGATAATGAGTTCTTTTGAGTTAGGTTTCACATTTGAAATGGGGGCAAAAAATGCTTTGTATGCTGCAATGTTTCTTGAAAATGGATATGGTTCAATACTTGATCAAGACAAAAATGAATCTTATATAGGTTACAATCCTACATCGGTTTCAAATAGAGAAGCCAATGGGCTGTATAGTACAGATAAAAATGCAGAAATTCGACCTGTAGCTTTTGGAGCAACATTAGGTTGGAATTTTTAA
- a CDS encoding MBG domain-containing protein: MKKNFTFIFTILMCFFYIKGNSQTQFWSDTFEDTGAPSSGTRTPSITEFSCGGPPATAYFFRTALAGIALQSGTYSGFQGTKFFAAEDIDKGSTCVNNSITPNQQVTWTGINISGKTGLSFKGLFADNDFNGSYQGTSFDPLQDFIAIEYRIDGGSWTKIIGIYASTTTSSNVFSVDTDNDLIGDGTALSYTFTELTANIPATGTTLDIRLNCSVNASASQEIAVDNFRLFESSALPATVTTTAATGVGAVKATLGGDVTADGGGTVTERGIVWATTANPTTSDNKVTIGSGTGSFSSLVSSLLPGTLINFRAYAINSAGTSYGSNLTFTTNAALSATTSQSNVPCNGGTNGTASVTASGGVTTYSYSWSPSGGTASTATGLSAGSYTCTITDSESTQITKNFTITQPTAISTATGSQTNVACNGGTNGVASVSPSGGTPAYTYSWSPSGGTSATTTGRPAGSYTVTVTDANGCTATRNYTITQPTAISTATGSQTNVACNGGTNGVASVTPSGGTPGYTYSWSPSGGTAATATGLAAGSYTVTVTDANGCTANRNYTITQPTAISTATGSQTNVSCNSGTNGVASVTPSGGTPGYTYSWSPSGGTAATATGLAAGTYTVTVTDANGCTATRNYTITQPTAISTATGSQTNVSCNGGTNGVASITPSGGTPGYTYSWSPSGGTAATATGLAAGSYTVTVTDANGCTATRNYTITQPTAISTATGSQTNVACNGGTNGVASVTPSGGTPGYTYSWSPSGGTAATATGLAAGSYTVTVTDANGCTATRNYTITQPTTISTATGSQTNVSCNSGANGVASISPSGGTPGYSYSWSPSGGTAATATGLAAGSYTITVSDANGCTATRNYTITQPTVISTATGSQTNVSCNGGTNGVASVSPSGGTPGYIYSWSPSGGTAATATGLAAGSYTVTVTDANGCTATQNYTITQPTAISTATGSQTNVSCNGGTNGVASVSPSGGTPGYTYSWSPSGGTAATATGLAAGSYTVTVTDANSCTATRNFTITEPTAITATTSQTNLSCNGGNNGVASVTASGGTGALTYSWSPSGGTADTATGLTAGAYVCTITDANSCSITKSFTITQPTAFSLITATLPDYDYNSSYNQSIVVTGGTGVKTYAVTAGSLPSGFTLSSNGDIVGTSSQIADSNFTVTVTDGNSCTTTYNFILKLNQIPITVTATASQTKVYGQSDPVLTYTATPSLLSGDSFSGSLVRVTGENIGNYAINQGSLSAGSKYLITYVSADFSITPKPITVTTDASQTKIYGTTDPVFAYSVSPSLESGDTFTGALTRVAGEDVGAYAITNGTLSAGSNYTITYVGADFTITTKPITVSADASQTKVYGTADSVFTYSVLPGLVSGDTCTGALTRVAGENVGTYAIEQGTLSAGSNYTITYASKDFAITAKPITVIADASQAKIYGTADSVFTYSVSPSLVSGDTFTGALTRIVGENVGMYTIKQGTLSAGSNYTITYVSKDFGITAKSITITANASQTKIYGTTNPVYTYSVSPGLVSGDTFTGALTRVAGENVGTYVIEQGTLSAGSNYTSTYVGSNFNITKADQIISWDQTLVLGCDGESTVILTATSSSGLAITYTSSDTNVGTVSDKLLIFQNYGQATITASQAGDNNYNPAPVVVLPFVNSQPNFIKKHFENILFFDNSSKSFKAYSWYKNGVLVPNQTTQYFKENGALNGTYYAIATKLDGTLVNTCPLTFSPTVEEEYIKIVPNPAKTNSSYQLVTNVSSSKLQNAHIKVYSIGGLLMEDKITSENIVTLKAPTVEGVYIVKMTLANGKYFTKNLLVKN, translated from the coding sequence ATGAAAAAGAACTTTACATTTATTTTTACAATACTAATGTGTTTCTTTTATATAAAAGGAAATTCCCAAACTCAGTTTTGGAGTGACACATTTGAAGATACTGGAGCCCCAAGTTCAGGTACAAGAACACCTTCAATTACAGAATTTTCTTGCGGTGGACCACCTGCAACTGCCTATTTTTTTAGAACGGCTCTAGCTGGAATTGCACTACAAAGCGGAACATATAGTGGATTTCAAGGCACTAAATTTTTCGCAGCTGAGGACATTGACAAAGGGTCAACGTGTGTAAATAATTCCATCACTCCAAATCAACAAGTTACTTGGACTGGTATCAATATTTCAGGCAAAACGGGGCTCTCATTTAAAGGACTTTTTGCCGACAATGACTTTAATGGCTCTTATCAAGGTACCTCTTTTGATCCACTTCAAGATTTCATAGCAATTGAATACCGAATAGATGGGGGATCTTGGACTAAAATAATTGGAATCTATGCAAGTACAACAACATCTTCAAATGTTTTTAGTGTTGATACTGACAATGATTTAATAGGTGATGGAACAGCATTAAGCTATACCTTTACAGAATTAACAGCAAATATTCCTGCAACTGGAACTACTTTAGACATCCGACTAAATTGTTCTGTTAATGCTTCTGCATCTCAAGAAATTGCTGTTGACAATTTTCGTTTATTTGAGTCATCTGCATTACCAGCAACAGTCACTACAACTGCAGCCACGGGTGTAGGTGCCGTAAAAGCTACTTTGGGAGGTGATGTTACTGCAGATGGTGGCGGAACGGTAACCGAACGGGGAATTGTCTGGGCAACAACTGCTAACCCTACTACATCCGATAATAAAGTTACTATTGGTTCTGGAACAGGAAGTTTTAGCTCACTTGTATCATCATTACTTCCCGGTACTTTAATAAATTTTAGGGCCTACGCGATAAACTCTGCAGGTACCAGTTATGGAAGTAATTTAACTTTCACCACAAATGCCGCTTTATCAGCAACAACCAGCCAAAGCAATGTGCCTTGTAACGGAGGCACCAATGGTACTGCTTCAGTAACAGCTTCAGGCGGAGTTACCACTTATAGCTATTCTTGGTCACCTTCAGGAGGTACAGCATCAACTGCTACAGGTTTGTCCGCAGGATCTTATACATGTACTATAACTGATAGTGAATCAACTCAAATCACCAAAAATTTTACTATTACACAGCCAACAGCAATCAGTACAGCTACAGGATCTCAAACGAACGTGGCCTGTAACGGAGGAACAAATGGTGTAGCATCGGTTTCTCCTTCTGGTGGAACTCCAGCATATACTTACTCTTGGTCGCCTTCAGGCGGAACGTCAGCAACAACAACAGGTCGACCGGCTGGAAGCTACACTGTAACCGTAACCGACGCTAACGGATGTACGGCAACTCGTAACTATACAATTACACAGCCAACTGCAATCAGCACTGCTACAGGATCACAAACGAATGTAGCCTGTAACGGAGGAACAAATGGTGTCGCATCAGTCACTCCTTCTGGTGGAACTCCAGGATATACCTATTCTTGGTCGCCTTCTGGTGGAACGGCGGCTACAGCTACGGGACTGGCAGCAGGAAGTTACACTGTAACCGTAACGGATGCTAACGGATGTACTGCAAATCGTAACTATACTATTACACAGCCAACGGCAATAAGCACTGCTACAGGATCACAAACGAACGTATCTTGCAACAGCGGGACAAACGGCGTTGCATCAGTCACTCCTTCTGGTGGAACTCCAGGATATACTTATTCTTGGTCTCCTTCTGGTGGAACGGCTGCTACAGCAACAGGACTAGCAGCAGGAACCTACACTGTAACCGTAACGGATGCTAACGGATGTACTGCAACTCGAAACTATACTATTACTCAGCCAACAGCAATCAGCACTGCTACAGGATCACAAACAAACGTATCTTGTAACGGAGGAACAAATGGAGTCGCATCGATTACTCCTTCTGGTGGAACTCCAGGATACACTTATTCTTGGTCACCTTCTGGCGGAACAGCGGCTACTGCAACAGGACTGGCAGCAGGAAGCTACACTGTAACCGTAACGGATGCTAACGGTTGTACTGCAACTCGAAACTATACTATTACACAACCAACAGCAATCAGCACTGCTACAGGATCACAAACAAACGTGGCTTGTAACGGAGGAACAAATGGCGTTGCATCAGTTACTCCTTCTGGTGGGACTCCGGGATATACTTATTCTTGGTCGCCTTCTGGCGGAACAGCTGCTACTGCAACGGGACTGGCGGCAGGAAGTTATACCGTAACTGTAACTGACGCAAATGGATGTACAGCAACTCGTAACTACACTATTACACAACCAACAACAATCAGCACTGCTACAGGATCTCAAACGAACGTATCTTGTAACAGTGGAGCAAATGGAGTCGCATCAATTTCTCCTTCTGGTGGGACTCCGGGATATAGCTATTCTTGGTCACCTTCTGGTGGAACGGCTGCTACAGCAACAGGACTGGCAGCAGGGAGTTACACAATAACTGTATCTGACGCAAACGGTTGTACAGCAACTAGAAACTATACGATTACGCAACCAACAGTGATCAGCACTGCTACAGGGTCACAAACAAACGTATCTTGTAACGGCGGAACAAATGGAGTCGCATCAGTTTCTCCTTCTGGTGGAACTCCAGGATATATATATTCATGGTCGCCTTCTGGTGGAACGGCAGCTACAGCAACAGGACTGGCAGCAGGAAGCTATACCGTAACCGTAACAGATGCTAACGGATGTACGGCAACTCAAAACTATACGATTACACAACCAACAGCAATCAGCACTGCTACAGGATCTCAAACGAACGTATCTTGTAACGGCGGAACAAATGGTGTCGCATCAGTTTCTCCTTCTGGCGGAACTCCAGGATACACTTATTCTTGGTCTCCTTCTGGCGGAACAGCAGCAACAGCAACAGGACTGGCGGCAGGAAGTTATACAGTAACCGTAACTGATGCAAATAGCTGTACAGCTACTCGTAATTTTACAATAACGGAGCCAACAGCAATTACAGCAACAACTTCCCAAACGAATCTATCATGTAACGGTGGGAATAATGGTGTAGCTTCAGTAACAGCTTCTGGCGGAACTGGTGCTTTAACCTATTCTTGGTCTCCTTCTGGTGGAACAGCTGACACCGCAACGGGATTAACTGCCGGGGCTTATGTTTGTACCATTACAGATGCCAATAGTTGTTCAATAACTAAAAGCTTTACTATTACTCAACCTACGGCATTTAGCTTAATAACAGCAACTTTACCCGACTATGATTATAATTCATCATATAACCAAAGTATTGTCGTAACAGGAGGCACAGGAGTTAAAACCTACGCAGTTACTGCAGGTAGTTTGCCTTCAGGCTTTACCCTATCTTCAAATGGTGATATAGTAGGAACTTCATCTCAGATTGCCGATAGTAATTTTACAGTTACGGTTACAGATGGAAACAGTTGTACTACAACATATAATTTTATATTAAAGTTAAATCAAATACCAATTACCGTCACAGCAACAGCCTCTCAAACCAAAGTCTATGGACAAAGCGATCCTGTTTTAACTTATACGGCAACACCAAGTTTGTTATCTGGGGATAGTTTTTCAGGTAGTTTAGTTAGAGTTACAGGTGAAAACATCGGTAATTATGCTATAAATCAAGGTTCACTTTCAGCAGGATCCAAATATTTAATAACTTATGTTAGTGCTGACTTTTCTATTACACCCAAGCCAATTACAGTTACAACTGATGCTTCTCAAACGAAAATTTATGGAACAACTGACCCTGTTTTTGCTTATTCAGTTTCACCAAGTTTAGAAAGTGGAGATACATTTACTGGAGCTTTAACAAGAGTAGCAGGAGAAGATGTAGGTGCTTATGCTATTACAAATGGAACATTGAGTGCTGGCTCAAATTATACAATTACTTATGTTGGTGCTGACTTTACTATCACAACTAAGCCAATTACAGTTTCAGCAGATGCTTCCCAAACAAAAGTTTATGGAACCGCTGATTCTGTTTTTACTTATTCAGTTCTACCAGGTTTAGTAAGTGGTGATACATGTACTGGAGCTTTAACAAGAGTAGCTGGAGAGAATGTAGGGACATATGCAATTGAACAAGGAACATTGAGCGCTGGTTCAAATTACACTATTACTTATGCTAGTAAGGATTTTGCTATCACGGCCAAGCCAATTACAGTTATAGCAGATGCTTCTCAAGCGAAAATTTATGGAACAGCTGATTCTGTTTTTACTTATTCAGTTTCACCAAGTTTAGTAAGTGGAGATACATTTACAGGAGCTTTAACAAGAATAGTAGGTGAGAATGTAGGAATGTATACTATTAAGCAAGGAACATTGAGCGCTGGCTCAAATTATACCATTACTTATGTTAGTAAGGACTTTGGTATCACAGCCAAGTCAATTACAATTACTGCAAATGCTTCTCAAACGAAAATTTACGGAACTACTAATCCTGTTTATACTTATTCAGTTTCACCAGGTTTAGTAAGCGGAGATACATTTACCGGAGCTTTAACAAGAGTAGCAGGAGAGAATGTAGGAACATATGTAATTGAACAAGGAACATTGAGTGCTGGTTCAAATTATACAAGTACATATGTAGGTTCAAATTTTAATATTACTAAGGCAGATCAGATAATTTCTTGGGATCAAACTTTAGTATTAGGTTGTGATGGAGAGTCTACAGTTATCTTAACGGCTACTTCTAGTAGTGGTTTAGCAATAACTTATACTTCTTCTGATACTAATGTTGGAACAGTTTCAGATAAATTGCTGATTTTTCAGAACTATGGGCAAGCAACCATTACAGCATCTCAAGCAGGAGACAATAATTACAATCCTGCCCCAGTAGTAGTGTTACCATTTGTAAATAGTCAACCAAATTTTATTAAAAAACATTTTGAAAATATTCTTTTCTTTGATAATAGCTCTAAGAGTTTTAAAGCTTACAGTTGGTATAAAAATGGCGTTTTAGTCCCAAATCAAACCACTCAATATTTTAAAGAAAATGGGGCTTTGAATGGTACTTATTATGCTATAGCTACAAAATTAGATGGTACATTAGTTAACACTTGTCCATTGACTTTTTCTCCAACAGTAGAAGAAGAATATATAAAAATTGTTCCAAATCCAGCTAAAACAAATTCAAGCTATCAACTTGTTACTAATGTGTCTTCCTCAAAATTACAGAATGCACATATTAAAGTATATAGCATTGGAGGATTATTAATGGAAGATAAAATTACTAGTGAGAATATAGTAACTTTAAAAGCTCCTACTGTTGAAGGCGTTTATATTGTAAAAATGACCTTGGCAAATGGCAAATATTTCACAAAAAACCTTCTAGTTAAAAATTAA
- a CDS encoding LptF/LptG family permease, with protein sequence MLTIIDRYILKRYLATFAVMLLLFAPIGMIIDISEKINKMIENKVPILKIAIYYYHFTIYFMNNLFPIFLFISVIWFTSKLANDTEIIAILSSGISFTRFMRPYIIGASIISILVLLMGFWVIPVSSEGYNNFRYTYLRNDGKALMRGDNTDVYRQISDNEFIYVNSFNNESQMAFNFSLERFKKEKLEYKITASRIKWNPKEKNYSLYDYTKRIVGPEGDVIEKEPEKKMKFNFDLEDLAPVVYIAETLSLGDLKAFIDKERKRGSSNINVYLVVLYKKFSVPVSAFILTIIAVSVSSMKRRGGMGVNLAIGIAVAFSFVFFDKIFGVLAEKSSFSPLLAVWLPNIVFGILAIYLLRNAKR encoded by the coding sequence ATGCTAACAATAATAGACAGATACATTTTAAAAAGATATTTAGCCACTTTTGCGGTGATGCTTTTGTTATTTGCTCCTATTGGGATGATTATTGATATATCCGAAAAGATCAATAAGATGATTGAAAATAAAGTGCCGATTTTGAAAATCGCTATTTATTACTATCATTTTACGATTTATTTTATGAATAATCTCTTTCCGATATTTTTGTTTATATCGGTAATTTGGTTCACCTCAAAATTGGCAAATGACACAGAGATTATTGCAATTTTAAGCTCTGGTATTTCGTTTACTAGATTTATGAGACCTTATATTATTGGGGCTTCCATTATTTCCATTTTAGTATTACTAATGGGTTTTTGGGTTATTCCTGTTTCAAGTGAGGGGTACAATAATTTCAGGTACACTTATCTGAGGAACGATGGTAAGGCGCTCATGCGGGGTGATAATACGGATGTTTATAGACAAATAAGTGATAACGAGTTTATTTATGTAAACAGTTTTAATAATGAGTCTCAAATGGCTTTTAATTTTTCTTTGGAAAGATTCAAAAAAGAAAAATTAGAATATAAAATTACAGCTAGCAGAATCAAATGGAATCCTAAAGAAAAGAATTATTCTTTATACGACTATACCAAACGAATAGTTGGTCCTGAAGGAGATGTGATAGAAAAAGAACCTGAGAAGAAGATGAAATTTAATTTTGATCTTGAGGATTTGGCGCCAGTGGTTTATATAGCCGAAACATTAAGTTTAGGGGATTTGAAAGCTTTTATCGATAAGGAAAGAAAACGTGGTTCATCTAATATCAATGTCTATTTGGTTGTATTGTATAAAAAATTCAGCGTACCTGTTTCGGCATTTATACTTACAATAATTGCTGTCTCAGTATCTTCAATGAAGAGAAGAGGAGGGATGGGAGTCAATTTGGCTATTGGAATTGCAGTAGCATTTTCATTTGTCTTTTTTGATAAAATATTTGGTGTATTGGCTGAAAAATCATCGTTTTCGCCTCTTTTGGCAGTTTGGTTACCTAATATAGTTTTTGGAATTTTAGCAATTTATTTATTACGAAATGCAAAACGATAA